The sequence TTTTCTGTTTTCATTGTTTGTATTCCTAACAACAATTAGCTCATGTAGTTTTGGTTTTAATTGAGAACCTTTTCATTCTATATAAGCAACTCTTCTCAAAATATTGATTGATTGGAATATAGAATAAAATCATGTAGCTATTATTGTGCTAATTTAGAAAATATAAATAAGCATTAACAGGGGGTGTGAGATATTTTAATAAACTAAAGTTTAAAAAGAGTACGATTTGAAAGACACTATTTGAACATTCGGGGAACAAGATGAAAGGCCAGTTTACCACTTCGCGCTTCCACTTCTTCCCAGTTTTCTACATCGAAGTTTATTCCAACGGTTGATGAAGTGGGCATGTCGCTGTAAAACTCTTCAAGTAAATTGCACACGTAATAGTAAAATCCCGGATTGTGGCCAAAGAAAAATACTCTTTTGTCATCGGGGGGCAGTGCCTGAATTAATCCGAGGAAATCGTTGGTAGTAAGACCATCGTAAATATCTTCAACGGTTACAATATCTTGTCGTTTGAAGTCAAGGTTCTCAGCAAAAATCATTGCCGTTTTAAAAGCACGTTTGGCGGGGCTTGAAATGATTTTATCAGGAATAATGCTACGCTTTTTCAATTCTTCACTAATAAGTTTGGCATCGTTTTTACCACGTTCACGCAGATCGCGTGTAAAATCATCTTCGTACCCGTAAGGTACGGCTTTGCCATGTCGTACGATTACTACCTGTTTCATATATATTGATTATAGACCGGTACCGAAATGACCGGCAACGGCCTGGTTAGCCTCTTTATTCCGGTTCGTAAATGTCAATGGTGACTTCTGCCAATTCACCTATTTTAGGAACGGTACTCGTAAAATGTGGGGTGCTGTTATGGAAATCAATAGCTGCCTGGTCCTTCCACTTTTCAATCAGGCAAAATGTTAACGGATCGTCTACTTTTTTATGCAAAACATATTCAATGTTTCCATCCTCGGCACGCGATGCTTCTCCCAATCCATCAACGAGTCTCTTAAATGTTGATTCCTGTCCTTTTTG comes from uncultured Draconibacterium sp. and encodes:
- a CDS encoding histidine phosphatase family protein, translating into MKQVVIVRHGKAVPYGYEDDFTRDLRERGKNDAKLISEELKKRSIIPDKIISSPAKRAFKTAMIFAENLDFKRQDIVTVEDIYDGLTTNDFLGLIQALPPDDKRVFFFGHNPGFYYYVCNLLEEFYSDMPTSSTVGINFDVENWEEVEARSGKLAFHLVPRMFK
- a CDS encoding putative quinol monooxygenase — its product is MITIVAKFIVQKGQESTFKRLVDGLGEASRAEDGNIEYVLHKKVDDPLTFCLIEKWKDQAAIDFHNSTPHFTSTVPKIGELAEVTIDIYEPE